AGAGTCATGCTTTCGCTGTTTCACATgcttttctgtttttatttacttattcatTTCTTGATTGGTTAGTCAAAGCAGAAGCATAAGCCTTGTAAGAAAATCAGAACAATAGACCTTCAACAAAAATCCTCAATATGCTCGAAGAAGAAAGAATATGGTCTGGAAAAGCTTCAAACAACCAAAAAAAGCGCAACCAACAATATGGCAAAAAGACTGCATTTTCAAGGAACTCCAAGGAGTGCTTTAATATGTTATCTAGAACTACAGTCTCAGGTCAGaatcattaaataaaaagtgcaaaaactaTTTATTAGCAACATAAAGTAAGAGGGAGGTTTCATGTTTATTATCTAGTTTCTCAGTATCCAGTCATTTGTTTAACTTGGCCTAAGCAATGCCCGAAATCTCCTATGCCTTTCATGGTTAGACCAACATAACCAGAGATTTCCACAGCTCAAGCTTTTCGAGCagctaaacaaaaaattgagTCTAGCCAAGAGTTGAGCCAATCAAACATGCTTTGTGTCCACAAATTTTCCAGAAAAAAAGCTTTTGAACCCTTATACCTTATTAATCAGGTTAATCTCATTTTGAACTACAATATATGTTGAAGTTGAAACAATGACTCAAACCACAGAACTAATATCCATGCATGAAGAGGCAAACTTGTAATCCTTgtattataaacaaaaataagaaagagaCCGTGCCAGTATGCTGCAATATAAGTGCAAAATCAAGTAGCACAACACTAGTACAATAGTAAATATGCACAGTTTACTTCAACTCAATTTAAAATCAAGCAAATTTATATTTCCTGCTAATTAGAAAAGTCAAAAACAAATATCTACAGCTTAGCTGAATATAATTActtgaaacaaagaaaagaattgCAGCACATACAAATGCATGGGAGTTAGTGCCATCTTAGAGAAGCACAAACTTAACAGACTTCATGATAGCCAACTAACCTGAATGCGGTTACGATGAGCAAAATCAGATACAGCACGGTGCTCCAACAAACCCTGAAGTTCCCTTTGCCTTTCTCTCTCAATCCTCACAAGCAAGTCAATTATTGCTTGTCTACCACGCAACCTCCTCAAATCCCTCCGAATATGTTCTGGTTGGCGTTCATCATGCTCAGCAACTGAGCCTTCCCGAACAGGATCAACTTGCACACTAACTGTCGCTGACTGATTTTCCCTCCGTCCTCCACGAACACCTCGCTGCTGACTTGTCATTTGCACCCACTCCCGGACAATTCTAACTCTCTCACGTTCGGTTTCGCCAAGCCATTCAGCTCTAGGATTGCCAGCCCTTTGAGTAACATTGGATGAATGATCACTAATCCCACTCTCCATCCATCCACGAACAATCTGCCTCACCCTTTCTCTCTCAACTTCACCGAGATCAGGTGAGTGCTCCCTACTAGACACATTATTATCCCCACGATCATTCTGTGACACACCTTGATCATGCGACCATGTTCCATAGTCATTCTCGCTCTCACTCACATCCACAATGCTCCCAGGATTTTCACTCCCATGACTTTCAGACAAAGTTGTACTAGACATTGTTGTATTACTATCAGCATTGCTTTGCCGCCTCAACCTTTCCCTCACCCTCTCTCGTGCCCTATTCAAGACATGCTCATCCTCCAACTCCCTCCACATTTGCAAAATTGAAGAAGCCTGAGTACTAGGCCTCTCCACATTCCCCCCTTGTCGCCTAGAAGCAGATGACTGCGACTCTCTCAAGAACGAAGAGTCAAGCATTGAAACAGTATGCAAACCAGCTAAAGCCATCAATTCAGACTCCCTGTTCCTCCTCTCCATCGTAGTCATCATTTCCTGAGCCTGCCTAGCAGCCCATCTACTCAAAATCCTAGAATGCCGCCTTCTAGCAGCGGATGACTCAGCCAAATCATCACCTTCAAGATCAGACCTTCTCCTCCTCCTAACAAGCTGATCGCCCTCGTCATCCTCATCATCAGGATTTCTATTAGAACTGCATGATGCAAATGACATACAATCATCTAAATGCCCTCTCATCAATTCTTCCAAACCCCTTTCCAATTCAGCTCTGACGTCATTTGCAGATTCTGGTTTTTGTTGTAAAGCCTCAAAATCAGTCATAGTTTTTTTCCTACACCTAATTCTTTTTCCTAATACAATTAACCCATTCGCTTCATTTGCCTTCAAATTTACCCAAGATCACAACCCTGtcaaaatacatgtatatatacaaaaaattacaaaaccaGACCCtaatttggttttcaaaatttattaaaaaagcaaattaaaaatcaaacaaaaataactatgtCCTAAGCCCTAAATTTGGCCAAGAATAGAGCTCCAACTCATTTCTTCACCTAATAACAATACggaaaaaatcccaaaaaaaataaaaaaatgaagaaaaatttattgaaatttgttgaaaatgaaagaaaaacttAAGACGAAAGAGACGTACCTGCGAAAGTTTATAATGAATTTTCCTTCCCCTTTTCCGTGAATCGAAATGCGGGGTTTATTTTTCCCTGTAAATCAAAATAGGAAACTgaaatagaaattttatctgttcagaaaaataaaaaattataaaaaaagagagagagaaaagtagagagagagagagatcaaAGGCGAGAAGGATGtgagaaatttataaattacatGAAAGGGAGAATTTTTTTGGTTCATAATTTTCTGTTTGGgtgatttttttcaattaatttaattactaatttatttacGGAAGAAGAGAGAGAGGCGCGCCGATTTACCACAAAGTGACACGTATTAAAACTTTtagctttttttaattttttattttgtaatttatattttttgggaGTCAAATAGCTTTATGCCACGTCATTAAATATTTGGAGTGACTCGGTCACTTCctttttcttgcttgctttATGACGCCACCGCTCTACTCTctcctttttcttattttattttatttatacaatcaatttatttttttaataaaaatagttttgaaagtaagataatataaaaaatgtaaaaaaaattaattatagtttTGAGTAAGCTTGTAAGTAATTGATGACttaaatatgaataatttaaatatccGTTAATGGGTTGAGTTATCTGTTTAAGTCGAAAGATATATTCGAAATTTGAAAgggtttcaaaaaaattattaagtctagaaaataagtttgggtaaaaaattagacccatttaaaatatgagttaagTTCAAGCTTGAATATTTAAAGCTCGGGCTCGAcctgtttttaaatttataatcttttatattatgttatttttatatattatgtaatttagaacacattaaataaataaatctatgctaaatatataatactactctaatataaacattaaaataatgttaagattattagataaaaaattcaataaataaaaaatatagaaaattgtcgattgagtcttaactcgagaGTATGTAGGTTCGAGTCCACTGAAgctcattatcctcttatttatgggttgggaagGAGTTATGAGTAGTTGTAGCCATTGTGccaaaaagaacagatataatcaaaacctataatgcaattattcgaaaagaaatttataaaattatacacaTTATTTGTTTAGTTGATTGGACAATTTACTTCAAACCAATCCATAAATATACATTGCTTTAACAttcatgaatttaaaataacatttgtcaaattttaaatgttttattaaaataacattaaaaattacttCTCTCGTAAGTTTAAATTCAGTCATTTCGTATTCATCACCTATTGGTGAATAGAAGATCTTTAGATCATTCACAATTTTCTTAGAGAATGCAACAAAATTGTTAATTGCTAGACCAAAATGACTTTGAGAACGaaccaaaaattaaagatatttgagaAGATTCCAAAAGAGGTGCTAGCACCTTCTTTTATTGGCAGTATCACACATAGATATAATATGtagttagttttatttatttgttttacctaccaaaaaattaaattattttcttattaatataatgacttaatttatgtctttactattaaaaattaaaatttatttttaaaaccatcgattccttttattaaatcaaacaaagacatgtaaaattaaaaggttaGCATTCACaattataaatacaattaaaactaattttttcataattagattcttgaatatatttaaatttcctaaactttttccaaaaataaaataaaaatagttgtGTTAGGTATAGATtgttttaggttaaattatggtTGCAACCCtctattatgttaaaatttaagatttagtatctacattttaatttgacataattcaTTCCATAAAGTCTAGCCTAGCAGACATTTctacacataaataaaaagaaaaattttaaatattatgttatatttttttattgtaatttaaattatactaaCAAAAGGAAGAATAAATTCTAAAGCAAGTTCATGATGATTGCTCAATCAATAACATCAAGGTTTACAATTGCAGTTTACTGGTATATTACCAACTGCAAATATAGTGTACATTAATCCAAAGCTGCCATTGttacattttatgttttaattactgCTTCCTTAACCCTAAAAATCTACAACTTCTGCCCCGGTCACCCGGACCCCAGAATAGGGAGTGACGAAAAGTGTTGTTAGGGTTGTTGGGGCAGCATATCAATGACAGATATAACCAAACTTACCCGGAATTCCAAAACCGAGTTCATTCTGCCATCGCCAACTTTAAGCTACATTGAGGATCAGCAGCTTCTACCTCAACTTGATCTCAAATATCGGTACCTTGCATCCATGTCTTTCGTTTAATCCAGCACCTTCAACACATATAATACCTAGCACTCATCTCGATCTCAAGTGTCGGTACCTTGCATTCATGTCTGTCTTTAGTTCCAACACCTTCACCTGTCGAATTTGCAGGAATGTCTAGATGAGTGCTTACATTCTTCAAAAACAAACTGAACAAAAGCAAAATTTACAGAAAATTGTTAGTATTCATATCCACAGCTTAAGAATCTCATGTCTGTTCAAAACCTCTGACAAATGTGCAACCCACGAAATGAAATACATATGCGACTATTTATTCAGCAAATTAAGGCTGTCAGCTCAATCCCTTACTATGACAGTTGCATACATACAATGCTTATTATTTATCTCTTTCCCCTTCCATTTTCTAGCTAGCCTaagcaaacaagaaaattaGAGATAGTTCTAAGTTTTAACAAACCTCAACCAAGACTTGTTTTGGCTAGCCTATAATTCCAGCCCCAAGAGGTAATTCTGGAATCAAGTTAGCAGACGTACAAGGAGTAGAGAGGGAGAAAGAAATATTTCTCAAGTTCGAAGTAGCAAAAGCCCCATAAGGCTCCGGTAGAAATaccttttctctcttttcttatatatactgCTGATGCATAACAATAAGAAGCTGACTGTTCTATTGTTGCATTTGTGGAGCTTAATTGTAATAGATTATAGATTAAGATTGCATTTGTTATATtacatttatattatgtttggatCCTTTATGCAGCTTTCTTATCGTACTAACCTAAGTGTTGATCTGAATACTTAATTTGTGATTTTACCTAgaagttatatatataactgCTTGCTGTCATGTTATTCAGATAAGGCAAGTTCATTAGACAAAAAATCACCTtgtcagaaaaaaaaatggaacataataaataattgtttatcAAAATGTAAGAAATAAACCCTCAGATATTAGGTTCTAAAGACATAATTCAAATCTTTCAGATCAGGAACCCTACCGCTTATACGCACCTCTTAAGCTGGGCCTTATACAAGTCATCTACATCTAAAACTTCTGCAAGCTCAACTCCCATAAATTGACTTTCAGTATTGCAGTTTTGTTTGTTATCAGCCTGACACAAAAAGAGAAATGTGAGCTTTTAGAGTAACTtatgttaaagattttgatcaACTAGCAGGAAATGGAAAAACTATAGCAACACTAACCAGTATGTAGGCTTGCTCATTTTTCAGCAAACCTTTTTGAGCTCCCAAGGCTTCTTCAAGGAAAACTTTGCCACAACTGCAACTATTAGAGATTTTCTGAACAAATAAGGTTGTTTCAGCCTCAAGTTCTTCATAGTCTCTCAATAGCATCGCAAAAGAAGCTTCCagcatttcattttcaaacttgattTCACTAATTGTTTCCTTAAGAGCCAAAATTTCATCCTGAAGGAGTACTTTTTTCTGCAACTGAGCCGAAATTTCTTCTTCCAAAAGCTGGTTCTCTCTTTGGAGGTTGTCAACCTTGTTCGGCATATTAGAACAACCGTTTGCTGATTCTTTCGATTCTACTTCCAGGACTGTACACCGCCCATTTAACTCCATCTTTTGTTTCCTTAGGTCTTCATTTGCTTTCTGAAGCATACTACATTCTTCAATGAGTGTAAGATTTTCGATTTTGAGACACTCACACTCTTCTTGAACTACTGACCATTGCCTTTGCATCTCATCAACCTTCTGTATCATAACAAATGTTCGCACCTCCATTTCATCTTCCAATCTTCTTATTATCTCATCTTTGAAATTCGTAGCATCAAATTCTGGAATTTGTAGTTCCATGTGACAGTACTCTCTTCCATCATTAGGGTacattaatttttcttctaaacaACATAACCCTTctgataaaagtaaattttcttcttctagtTGAGATAAATAAACTTCCATTCCCTTCTTTCCTTCTTCGAGTTCTGAAGGTTTCTTTACGAGAATTTTGTTGGCAGACATCCGGGAATCCATATTGCTATTAAGTTCCATCATTTCACTCCGCAAATCATCCAAGAATTTAGCTGTAACAACAACTTCTCTCCGCATTATTTCCATATTTTCCTCCAACTGGCTTTTCTGCTTCTCAACGGAACAAATATGAGCTTCTAACTCTTTTTGCCGATTCCTCAAAGCCTCGAGCTCATTGTCCTTGACCAAATTGTCTGATTTAAGCTTCTCTATCTCTATTAATTTTGCTGACAATTCCTTGACCAGACCACCATCTTCTAGACAAGGAGAAACCTGCTGTGTTTGACTAATCAAATCTGAACTTCTCAAAGTTTCCAAACAATCATATCCATGAGCTCCTTTAGGATTTGCAAATGAATAAAGAGTACACAACTGCTTTAACTCAGCTAAACAAAATCGAATCTCGTCATCAAACTCAGCAACAGCCAGTTCAGAAATCCTGGATTCTAGAAATACCGTAGCAAATCTGTTCTCAAGATTATGAATCTTTGACAAAAGATCAACTCCTACAGCCTGTAAATCTTCAATATTGCAGTTATGCTTGTTATCAACCTGAAatgagaaaaaggaaaacaagaaGACTCAGCAGCTTATTACTTTTTTGTTATAGGCAACCcttttcaatcaaataaaagtcTAGAGAGAGATGAATGTAATAAAGTCATTTCATATCCAAAATGTGTAATTCAACCCCAAAAGCCACAAAATTTCAGGCCTATTTTAAATCATGGTTATAATAGCAAAAGGCAacttttaaccttaaaaactGTATCAACAGCAATGCTATATGCAACCTAAACAAAATCGTCATTCCTTTAGCTCCTTCAATCTAATCCAGTTTTCAACCCATTCAGAAAAACTTCTTAGTTCATAATTTATTAGTCTTTCCATgtaatttcgatttttttttcttatttctttaagAAACTCTTTTAGTTAACCCTGCACCCACCCAAAGGAATCTATATATAAGTATGCATAACACTTGGAATTTCTTAAGTGAAGTTCAAGAAAATTCCcaattgaaatttcttaaaattaaggCAAACTACAACTGAAAATCAAAAGGATTAATGATCCTTGTTAAACATAAGATCATGTGAGCacaaaaggaaattaaaatcttgaaaatctctaacattttattaactGGGTaagttcaaaaaattaaaaataatgaaacaatttcCATCCTTGAACACTCACATTTTGTACATAAATTCCAGTAtttctcatttaataattaataatcatGATTCCATCGATTTACATGTTTTCATTCAACTTacaaagaatgaaaaagagacattccttaacaaatttaactcattttagCACTTGAATCTTTCAGTTcatatctaaaaaaaaaagagctccaaaataaattaaataatgtgCTTAAAAttagtgtaaaaaaaaaaaactaacactCTCAAATCCAGGTGAATGCAGCTTTTTCTGAACAAAAATGGCCGCTCCTTCAGCTACTTCTTTGAATCCGTATAAACTATCTTCAGCTAAAACAGGTTTCTCCAACTTCGCCATTGCTAAACCCCAAACTACTCGAAATCacgaaaaaagaaacaaagtaaacaaataatgGGGATTCGAAAATCAGTTGGTCAACATTTTATTTTGGGgtctcatttatttttctctcatgAAATCAGACGGGGGTTGTTTGGGAATTTTAAcagtatttctttttttcttaatttcgcGCTGCGATTTCAAATCTGAAATTTGGGGCCCTTCATactgttttatttttggatttatttggaaattattCTTCCATCCCAACAAAAAATTAGcaataaaccattttaaaaaacacaaaaataataataataaattatggtaaagtatttatttaagattagattattattatgatttgacttcaataaaatgcaatttactctGATAATAGCGGTTATAGATTAAGcttctaaatatttatttacgtaCACTATGCCCTGGAATTACGAGACATTTACTGTTGTCTTGTCCCCTTTTCTTGTTGggctttaaataaatatatggaatAAGTTTGGGTTTAATGACTTATCTaggttaatatttaaataaattgattatttataaaaatgatccAAGTGTAAAATTTTGTAcgaaaatgacatattttttaTAGTATATGCCGGTGTTGGCAGTTTCATTGTTGGTACCACATTCCACCACCATTTCGTAATGATTGTCTGgtatataaaaatgattttttttatgtcgACACAGTAATCACTAGCACTAGTGTGTATTTTTTCAACTACAATTTAAAAACACGGGTATTTCGTgactagaaaaagaaaaataataatattttaatagacaTATGCGTTCACGTTGTTGGCAAcggttcaaatttttaaaaaaaatgtctgTGCTTTTTTTGGTGCAGGCGTTTTCGTTGCCGgcatcaattaaaatatttttttttcgaattgtgaaatactcatatttttaaattatagttGCAAAAATACATATTGGTGTTGGCGAACACAGTGCCgacacaaaaaaatcattttttatataccGAGCAATCATTATGAGATGATGGAGTGCCGACAGTGAGATTATTGACACCAACATGTATTGTAGAAAATAGGACATTTTCGTACAAAATTTCACACTTTTGaatcatttttgtaaataatcaatttatttaggtccgttttgaaaaaaaactagttagctactatataatatttttttatattaagtatTATACTATTATCATATGGTAAATGTATCTAAAAACAAATATACTTCAAactttatttcataaaaaatgaaataattttgcatATTAGTAAGCTTAAGTCTTGTTCGGGTCGGAAATGTATTCAAGTAAAATTCTCTCAATAATGTCAACTTCAAATTTTGAACTTGACCTATATACtcgagaaaaaaatattaatttttacttcTTCCAACTACTTGTCATGTATGACTTTGACACAGAGTGCACTTTGAGAGAAAAGATTTCAAATTCGAATTTAGGAGATGACTTTGTTAGAAGCAGAGACGAATTTAGGGGGTCGACAAGAGCCCATTCCCccttaaattttgtaaaattactttttaagcccctttaagatttaaattttttattttaatattataattagtgttttagaaaaaaaatatatgtttagcCCTCtaaagttttttaatttgatttttttgaatttatatttttatgataaatttagtaacatttttaatttaatttagtaaactaataaaaaattgtaataccTCACAACTGACCTAGATGTTATGACCGAATCTTGAGAAATTACATAAGTTCGcttaaaaaccatatttttaattcGAAATAGTATAAATCAAACAttgctaaatttgttaaatcgtTTTCTAGTTTTTAGGAATTActcaataaaattattgaaaagcaTTTGAGTGGTTACCTCATTTTGTAACGGGAATTttctaagttataaaatattgaaaaccgTTGCTCAATTTGTAAAACAAAACATGTGAATttgcaatttaaaaaataactaataaatcCAACTAAAagcaaatcaaaacaaaaataaagtccaaaatAAACCAATCCAAAAAGTTTGAAAAGTCCATTATAACACAAAAACCTTTAATAACCATTTATTAATAAAGAATCGAACCCGAGCTCCCGCACGTCGTCCAGTCTTAGGTTTGCTGATTACCTGAGGATAAAAGTAAAGGGTGAGCTAACGagctcagtgtgtaactcaAGCCAAACAAACAGAACAAATACAAAAATAGATACAATTCAGATACAAAAAGCGGTTGCAGATACAAATACagttacaattttaaaaccAGATACAGATGCAATTTCAGATACAGAAACAAGTCTTACCCCCATtcactacacaccatcttcgtccaTCCTTACACACCAATTAGGATAATGAATACTCATCCAACCTCACATACCTATAAGTGAGTGTACGTCACTTTTTAGAATAGTGCAGACAAGCTACCAGATATAATGCGGTAGCTCGCCAGAATCAGATAAGTGCATCCAAGCCACCAGAACAGATATGTGGTTTAAACCACCAGATAAGACAAATCATTAAACTGCCACACTTTCTTCGTCACATCATTATCCCACCTCAATGCACATGCAATACTATACAGATATCAAATGCACATATGTCATACATGCTATACACatcataatataatatcatGCTTTTAGAAATCACATTAACAGaggaaaaatattagattttatatcCATAATACATACGTAACACATTTCGAAACCTATGAAGTGACTAATTTCAAATCGTATTTCAAACACGACCCTAAcgaagttttataaaaaaaataggcccacatgctcgtgtggcccacatggcctaacCAGCCCAACCCGTGTGgctttcaaaatttgttttgtcgcttttttttcttcttgttctttccttttctcttttgttggctttcaaaatttcaatgtCGGTCTTTGCTActttattattgttttctctGTTATTGATTACATGACGTATGATCATCGCAGTGTTGTGTTCGAGCAAGGAATTTCTATTGATGATTAAGTGTAAATCTGTAAGTGCGTTCTTCGGTGGTAAGATTTGTTAGTTTGTTTACGTATGTTGATTAGGGGTTATAATATTCTGTAATATTCGATTATTAATCATTTTTGGTTTCTAATAGGAAAAGAGTGTGGTGCGTACAATGTTTCACCGACGACTTAGGCACTATGTTAGGCTTCCACTTTGCAAGGGTAAGTGATTAATGTTTCCAGATTAAGGGATGTTTTGTTTGGGTAGGCTTTAGTTTGGCGGTTGTGTTTGATTTATGACTTGGTTTTAAATGTATGATTGATAATTTTCACTTTCTGGGATGTCGATTTAGGTACTGAAATTCTTGTGGTTGAGTTTGCTTCAGCAACTAATCAAGTGTGTAacgaaaaacttaaaaaaatagtgAACGGTGCGACGCCAAAAAACTCACTATCAacatcacacggccgtgtgccagaccgtgtgtgtcacacgagcgtgtgtgaggtcgtgtgggcccattttctaaaattttatccttGGGTCGTTTTTTATGTTCACATCAAATTTAGGCATTTCGTAGGGTCCGTACTGTGTAAATAAGAATGTAAAATATGAGATTTGATATTCTGCTTCCATTAATATgacttgtaacagcccgattttgatcCTAATTggacatagtggttttgggaccacgaaaccgagtcaaaaaatattttaatattattttgtgtgtttattatgtctgaatttgattgtgtgaaatttctgtgtttaaattttatcgtttgaatGACCGATTAAGtaaaatgacttaatcgcgtaaaatgaaaatttaggggtcagatctaaaagcacctaattattgttgtctttttaaatgggagGTTTAAAGGTGCAATAAGACCAAAAATaagatagtgggtggcaataGTCAACATTacccttatattatatgtttattaaattaatgaataaaggttaaataagtaaaataacaaataaatactaaatgtcactacaccaaaacaggcttttagcggcgtttctagcGGCATTTGTTAAATGCCACTCTAGATCAATCATTAGCGGCACTTTAcgaaaaacgccgctgaagaaaaagcattagcggcgatttctataaagcgccgcaaaaacctcggcccaacgacgtcgttttccGGGCAtgcggggatttagcggcgttttttattaagcgccgctaaagatcaaggatttagcggcatttttgataAATAGCCGCAAAGAAACCTAAgaccaacgacgccgttttctgagcatTCGGTAACCTAGTGACGTTTTTGAggtagcgccgctaatgttcagtactttagcggcgtttgtatggaagcgccgcaaataaACATGTTTAACGACACCGTTTCTCGAGTATTCGAGGATTTAGCGCGTTTTGGTAAGCGCCAataacctaagcccaacgatcGTTTTACTTAGCATTTagggatttagcggcatttattgacaagcgccgcaaaataattatttttctatttgttatttaattgatttatttatattaattataattagaagttttcatttaagttaccaTTAAGCTGTTAAAATCAATGCCGCCATATTGCTTTCTCAAAACCTTTAAACgctaaaatataatctttaaaaccctaaaccctaaaaatttcatGTGGATATtgatgtacatatatatacacatatagatatatattaatgtaaaaggtcatatatgtttataaagaATTATGGAAGCAGTacttaatattgattaaaagtttttgaggtttagggtttaagaggCTTAAAGGCTATAGTTTAAGGGGTTttatagtttaaggtttaatgtTTAGTACTATATTGTaggttaaggtttagggtttgttaTATTGGGTTTGGGATATTTagtgttttaaagtttattgttTGGAGTTTAGTTTTTATAGTCAGAGTCTTAGTGTTTAATTatgggtttaagggttaggttGGTATTAGGGTTTAAGTAGGGTTAgggattttgataaaaaatataaagaaaagttattttttagggtttaaacaAGCAATATcgattctttttaattatttttaattctaacttataatatatatttatggtttaaattaagtttagggTGTTATAGGGTATATTAGAGATTAGGGTTTAATGTTTAGTGTTTTAGGTTAGTGgttaatgtttgttatttaGATTTCGGGTTTACGGTTTaaggtttagttttttatagTTAGTGTCTTACTGTTTATGGTtctaagggtttaaggttaataaaaaaggacagaaattaaatttattttagtgtttatgcattagtggcgttttagtaAAAAGGGCCACAAATATGGCTTAGTATgaaaaacgatgccgttttacTCCGTTTTCCTGGTGGCGTTtatataaaaacgccacaaatttGTTTCA
This genomic window from Gossypium raimondii isolate GPD5lz chromosome 10, ASM2569854v1, whole genome shotgun sequence contains:
- the LOC105778378 gene encoding uncharacterized protein LOC105778378 isoform X1, yielding MAKLEKPVLAEDSLYGFKEVAEGAAIFVQKKLHSPGFESVDNKHNCNIEDLQAVGVDLLSKIHNLENRFATVFLESRISELAVAEFDDEIRFCLAELKQLCTLYSFANPKGAHGYDCLETLRSSDLISQTQQVSPCLEDGGLVKELSAKLIEIEKLKSDNLVKDNELEALRNRQKELEAHICSVEKQKSQLEENMEIMRREVVVTAKFLDDLRSEMMELNSNMDSRMSANKILVKKPSELEEGKKGMEVYLSQLEEENLLLSEGLCCLEEKLMYPNDGREYCHMELQIPEFDATNFKDEIIRRLEDEMEVRTFVMIQKVDEMQRQWSVVQEECECLKIENLTLIEECSMLQKANEDLRKQKMELNGRCTVLEVESKESANGCSNMPNKVDNLQRENQLLEEEISAQLQKKVLLQDEILALKETISEIKFENEMLEASFAMLLRDYEELEAETTLFVQKISNSCSCGKVFLEEALGAQKGLLKNEQAYILADNKQNCNTESQFMGVELAEVLDVDDLYKAQLKSLFLKNVSTHLDIPANSTGEGVGTKDRHECKVPTLEIEMSARYYMC
- the LOC105778378 gene encoding uncharacterized protein LOC105778378 isoform X3, with product MAKLEKPVLAEDSLYGFKEVAEGAAIFVQKKLHSPGFESVDNKHNCNIEDLQAVGVDLLSKIHNLENRFATVFLESRISELAVAEFDDEIRFCLAELKQLCTLYSFANPKGAHGYDCLETLRSSDLISQTQQVSPCLEDGGLVKELSAKLIEIEKLKSDNLVKDNELEALRNRQKELEAHICSVEKQKSQLEENMEIMRREVVVTAKFLDDLRSEMMELNSNMDSRMSANKILVKKPSELEEGKKGMEVYLSQLEEENLLLSEGLCCLEEKLMYPNDGREYCHMELQIPEFDATNFKDEIIRRLEDEMEVRTFVMIQKVDEMQRQWSVVQEECECLKIENLTLIEECSMLQKANEDLRKQKMELNGRCTVLEVESKESANGCSNMPNKVDNLQRENQLLEEEISAQLQKKVLLQDEILALKETISEIKFENEMLEASFAMLLRDYEELEAETTLFVQKISNSCSCGKVFLEEALGAQKGLLKNEQAYILADNKQNCNTESQFMGVELAEVLDVDDLYKAQLKR
- the LOC105778378 gene encoding uncharacterized protein LOC105778378 isoform X2, with protein sequence MAKLEKPVLAEDSLYGFKEVAEGAAIFVQKKLHSPGFESVDNKHNCNIEDLQAVGVDLLSKIHNLENRFATVFLESRISELAVAEFDDEIRFCLAELKQLCTLYSFANPKGAHGYDCLETLRSSDLISQTQQVSPCLEDGGLVKELSAKLIEIEKLKSDNLVKDNELEALRNRQKELEAHICSVEKQKSQLEENMEIMRREVVVTAKFLDDLRSEMMELNSNMDSRMSANKILVKKPSELEEGKKGMEVYLSQLEEENLLLSEGLCCLEEKLMYPNDGREYCHMELQIPEFDATNFKDEIIRRLEDEMEVRTFVMIQKVDEMQRQWSVVQEECECLKIENLTLIEECSMLQKANEDLRKQKMELNGRCTVLEVESKESANGCSNMPNKVDNLQRENQLLEEEISAQLQKKVLLQDEILALKETISEIKFENEMLEASFAMLLRDYEELEAETTLFVQKISNSCSCGKVFLEEALGAQKGLLKNEQAYILADNKQNCNTESQFMGVELAEVLDVDDLYKAQLKRCV